Part of the Nicotiana sylvestris chromosome 2, ASM39365v2, whole genome shotgun sequence genome, AAAACCGGCTTGGGCTCAGGTAGCTTAAGGGCCAAAGAATCGGGTGAATGACTCGCATTTGTAGAAATCCTCGAGATAGGGTACCACTTCGAGGTTAGGTTTATATGAATAGCTCCTTAGAGCTTATCTTTTGTTTTGATAGAGATCCTCAAGattgggcaccatctcgaggcttagaACGATATTGATGGCCCCTTAGAGCCTATTTTCATTTTGACAAAGATCCTCGAGATTGGGCACCTTCTCGAGGCTTATAgtgatattgatggctccttagagcctatagTCATGGTAGCAGaaatcctcgagatcgggtaccatctcgaggctaggttgACGCGGGGGTCTTTGATCCTTCAAATGTCGTACGACAGCGTTAATCGTATGACATGGTTGCAAAATGTCTGAGGTGATCCTGCTGGTACATCTCCCCGAAAATAATAATGGCCTAATTGGAATTGATTGGACTTTTATGGTAGGCGGACAGTCaccgcttgctctatatatgagtttgtttccttctttctgaGAATTCTGTTATTTTGAGCCGCTACCTTTTTTTCATAGAGTTCTTCATCCCTGTGTCAGCCTTTCCATCATTTTAATTCAAAGTTTTTGCCTGAGTTTTCATTTTCCTTCTCTTGTTTTACCGTAGCCATGGCTGCTACGCCAAATCCGTTCACCACGAAGAGGAGGGTTCCACCTCTTCTTCCCGCTCAATTGGTGGTACATCGGTGGCGTCTGGCGAGCTGATCTCCAgatgctttgtctcgaggagggaCCTTTCGTTAGAGAGACCTCTTAATGTCGAGGGTCATTGGGATCATGCATTAAGGTTCACTTAATCAATAGGAGAGGAACACCTCGAGGtagtgaggagagactgcggatggggagaaCAGGTTGTATTGCAGGCACCTTCCCCGAAAGAACACATCACGGCTCATCCAGAGGGTTTTTTACATGTATATGTGTACCCTTCACGTTGGGCCTTCTCAATAAAGTCGTGTTTGACAATTGTTGAAGATATCGGGCTACCCTAGCACAGGTTCACCCGTCATTCTGGAGGATAGTGCTGATGATGATGTTCTTTGCGGAAGAAGTCAGGCTCaagttcacccttagccatctcatcTGATTGTACCGACCTTTTCATTGTAGAGGCCTGATAGCTTTGCGATGCCGATCCGCCAGGCCTTTTGTtgtcgatgatgaagaagatggggaccgagggtggatgaatCGATTAATCCGCGTAAAGATTGTAGATGTTATCCTCGTGGAGTTCCTGCCATTTCCTGAGGAATGTAATGTCACACGTAAGTGATACACTTGTGTTTTTATCGTTTCTGCTCATTGTGGAGATGGATTCTGAAAGGACGATTTCCCTTTCTTTTTTGCAGCGGTCCCGTGGATGATATACGAGGTCCCCGACCTGTCGGATTGGGCTTGGAAACTAGCAGTGCTATCAACCTACGATGAGCGCAAGTGGTGAGATCTATCCAAGGGtggatgggaggcaaaacactaCGGTACGGGCTGTGtggttttctttgtttgaaaggtactttcttttatgtgaACTTACTCCACCATTGCAGGAATTTAGGAATTTCCTGAGATGCGACTGTGCCACCTCGGTGAGGATAAAGGATCGTGGGCTTCGGGACTGAGGAATAATATCAAAAGGAAGGAACCCTCATAGGGCGAAGGGGCTTATAGCGAGACAAGTCCTGTCCGGAGGCCCAGAGGAGATGTCTTGGCTGAGCCTGCAGTACCCGAGGCTTCTAACCTTAGGAAAATAACTTTTCCTTTGCCACCATCTTTTCTTCCCATTGAAGGTACTTTGAGGGACAAGGATTTTTGGCCTCCGACGTCTTTTCTCGTCAAAGGCACTTCGAGAGGTGTTCAAGATCAGAGGCCGCCTAATTCAAGCGAGGTCTCGACTTATCAAATTCCTATTGGGAGTGATTCCGCTGGGGTGCCGGTAGGTGTGTGTTCTACTTTTGAGGAAGCTAGAGGCTCTGCTCGATGGTGCGTTTTTGCCGATTGGTTTTTCAGTCTTGCACTTTTATTTCCTTATTGAGCTCCCTTTTCGCATGCCTTTGACTAGCTTAAGTTCGAGTTGCTTCACCGTGAATCCAGGTTGCAAAAAGCCTTGGaaggggagaaatccctcaggacTCTTTGTGACAAAAGGGGAGAGGAGTCAGTATACATGCAATATAAGGTGAGTCAGAGCCGGAACTATGAAATTTACCTCGAGGACAGGTAGCCTCTGCTCTGAGGGGTTGCATATTTCTCCTTCTACCCTCTGTGAGtaatgttttgatatttttagCTGTAGAGGAAAATTGAGGGCTTGGAATGTCTTCAGGGAGAAATTAGTCAGGCCATGTGTGAACGTGATGAGCTAATGGCTCAGGTAGATGCCCAAGCTGCGGTCAAGAAGAACGCTTTGGTCAAGGCTTTTTCCCTCGAGGTGCATATCCGAAATGTTTGTGAAAACAGCTTGGTCCAAACGAGCTTGATCgcaaggctcgagtctgagcttttgGAGATGAAATCTGAGGTCGTGGATGCCCAGGCTGAAGCTGAAGAGATTTGAGCTAAGGCCGAAAAAAAAGTGGCCGTCTATTTAAAAGACGCTGCCGACGCTCGAGTTGAGCTGAGAGGGGCTTCTAATCGAGAGAGCATAAATAATGAGTATGCCCGATGCAAATCTCtgagggagaccctcgaggagattcaAGTTAGGGGTTTTGATCTCTCGGAAAAGATAAAGCATGCAAAGGCGGACGAATATGATGCTAAGTTCCTTTTGTCTGATACCGAAGATAATAAGGAAGGGGCCGACGGGCCACAGTCCCCGAGGGGGACGTAGACTAGGCTTTTTATTTTTGATTCTTTTTACATTGTTCTCAGAGAACTTTTGCAAATGGagctttttgtattttttcgcaTATGCCTATAAAAGAAAACCTTTTGGCTTCATCTTTCATGCTTTTTCCTCTGCTTGTGTATGTCATTCtttgtttttgaatttatatgtttgTCGAAGATTAGCCAGGTGAACTGGACTTTGAGTAATGACCCTTAGGTATATAATTTGGCCCTGAGGCTTTGCTAGGCTAGCCCATTGGCTCTTACGCATAAGGTCGGTACGACTTTTAATATATGTTggcaatagtggctcttatgAGTTTTCCTTTACGCATATTCAGTTAACTATTTTTGGGCTCAGTCTTCTAGTCGGATTTTGACTCAAGCTCATTtaacccttaagtttttgaattttaagctggtccttaggctcttacgtattgggtcggtacgacctttattATGGGCtggtgatagtggctcttacacattgTGTTGGTATGACCTCTTAGTATAGGCtggtgatagtggctcttatgcattgggtcggtacatCCTCTTAGTGTAGGCTAGCGACAGCGTCTCTTACATGTTGGTTCGGTACGAAATCTTactgtaggctttatttttccctcgttaaagacCTTTGAAGTTTTTATGTTcacctgactcttcgacggttcgataagaacctcgattgtgagccgcTATGCGGCGATAGATGAGAACCTTGGGAGGTTTCACCCGATGGCTGAATGATTTTGAAGCCTGTAGTTTGGAGCttatatgatcgaagctcttttgcttaagtcgagggtagcctgattaatcgattcttttcgaattttttttgaagtaattgaaggcctgtgattttatagcgacggtcgggcatccccgagttgcgTTGGTTTGGCCGAAgccttatgaccgtagtcatctatgtttggtcgtagccttttatTTTTCCGAATGAAGTAGTCTtggtgtctatatcgagggtattcctttttaggggtcttgcaagttcgaatatatagccttaacttcaAGGTCGGGATAATGCATTTTTGTAAGGTCTTATGATTCttacatgccttacttgaggtcttacaggtttggTATTTTCCTTTATGAAGGTCTTATGAGCTCGGGGTTGCCCGCATGGGGTCTTATAGCCTCGACTTTTGACAAACCGATAGGGTGATCATCGACGATAATCCCTGCAACATCAAAAGTCTTTTGGCTCTATAGCCATTTTTTATGAACTTGGtgctgcctcattgagggcttacgagttcgaAGCTTCGGACCCGGAGGTCAAGTTTTTGACATCAGTCCCCAAGTGTTTGGGAAGTTTTTTGGCTTTGGAGCCATTTCTTGTAAAGGTAGAAGACTTTTTTGAAGGGCAAAGCATTTTGATGGAAGAAAAATATCCTTtcattacttggcacaagtatacatgtttttgtcgTCAAGGGCTCAGTTTTTCAACTTGGACACgattcgttcgaccgtttggcccgatacattgTTTTCCTATCGATACGCTTTTTGGCACGTCATGACTTATCCGAGGAGGCGACCTCCAGGGGGATGCCCTCTagtattcaaggttgattgaagagaagccttggatacttgttgaattctccttaggtagcacatacatgttgcctcgttaaaaaccttgccggtaaaacccttcttgggataaaacctgatcgaaggaaaagagtgcaacatatGCTTTGAAACCTAAGGTCTTTGAGCTGGGTGGCGCTTTTATTGCTTTGATCGGACACCTtcacaaaaaatatgaataaaaagggagatggttataccttggTGGTAATGGAGCTTAGCCTCGATATGCTTCGAACGTTTTGGTTTGCTTTTGGGACATAACACGGTCCTTTGCTTGTATTATTTGGGGGTATCCGAGAATGTGACTCGTGATTTCTACTATACTGTTTTCTTATCCTTTGACTCCTTCGATTTGGGAGGTGTTGACGcgggtgccacatcgtgcaccgcgaacatttccctcGCTGCATTTGTTCCCCAAACACAGTTTTTATTCCATCCTTCGTCGGAAACTTCAACATTTGATGAAGTGTTGATGGTACTCCGAGCAAGGTGTTGtgcctcatgtctccttcgatgacatggaatttgacattttggaTCGTGCCGGCCACGTTTACCgagagggtgatttcccctttcgttgtttcgcatgccatgttgaattcgttgaggactcgagaggcggggaCGATTTGGTCGGGTAGTCCGAGTTGCTCCACCGCCCTTGTCTTGATAGTGTTGGCCGAGATACCTGGATCCAtaagtacacatttaatttgaaatgtattcacaagaaacgagattaccagtgcatcattatgaggcTGAGACAAAGTCTCGATATCCTCGTCACTGAATGAGAGAGCGTCCTcaggtatgtaacctcgagttcgcttctccctagtgatggatattATTGTTCTTTTGACAACGAGTTCCTGTGGGATGTTGACTCCCCCgacaatcatgtggatgacatgttgtggttcttctgtTTTATTTTTCCTGTTTTCCTCTATTTCCCGATATtggtttttggctcggtcgctaaggaactctcggaggtgccctTTGCTGAGTAGTTGAGCTACTTCTTCTTGAAGTTGTCTGCATTCTTCGGTTCTATGACCGTGTGTGCCGTGAAATTTGCACACTAAGTTGGGGTTCCTTTGCGACGGATCTAATAGTTTAggtcttggccacctggtgtctctgattttgctAATGGCAGATATAATGTCCGAAATgtcaacattgaagttgtattcagaTAGGCGGGGCGCCTCCGTCAGTCCTGTGTGCCTATCAAATCCGATTCTGCTTACAAGTCCCCAAGGATTCTAACCTCGATCCATTCTTCGATCGTTTTAGGGTATGTTATGCCTTGGGGCATTTCTTCTATCTTTAGTATATGGTTGATATCTTTccttgtttggttttggttcctttgccaggagcctgcttggatataccgagcccgaggggactcctagttggtcgtcctcaaccctaatcttcgactgatatcggttgtggacatccgactaAATCACGGAGGGATATTCAACCAAGTTATGCTTTAGTTTATtcaaagccaccgagcttcgtttgTTCAAACCTTGGGAGAAGgtctgcactgcccagtcattggagactggtggcagttccattcgttccatttggaagcgagatacaactctcgcagcatctcattttctctttgtttgattttgaagacgtctgATTTCTTTGTAGCCACCTTGATGATGCTGGCATgcgcctttatgaaagaatctgtcAGCATAGCAAATGAGTCTATCGAGTTTGGAGCAAGGTTGTGATACCACCTCATGGCCCATTTcgaaagtgtttctccgaacttttTGAGTAGGACGGACTCGATCTCTTCGTCTCTCgggtcgttgccctttactgtacaagtgtaggcagtgacgtgctcggtggggtccgaggttccgttgtactttggAAGAACCGACATTCTGAATTTCTTTGGGATGGGATTTGGAGCGGCATTTTGTGGGAATGGCTTTTgcacaaacttcttcgaatctataCCTTTCAGGATCGAGGGTGCGCTCGAGATCTGGTtgacccttgaattgtaggtaTCCACCTTTTTGTCGTTAGATTGTATGATTTTTTCGCCCCGTTCAATCCTCTTTGTTAGgtcttcgagcatcttcataatagcagGGTCGGCTGCTGACCTGTTGTTACTCGATATTTCCGGTACCTATTCAGCTCGAGGAGGAATTTTTGGTGTTGCTGTGCTTGgggttttttggtggctttgcagttgagcaatagccagctgttgtgcctccAACATCTTAAAAATAACGTTAAGGCCAACCTCTTGTTCTTCCCGAACTGGGGTTTTCTGAACCTCTTATTGGTCTCCTTGGTGTATGCTCCTGTacgtgtgggagcttatatcgacttGTTGGGCATCGCATGAGACCACATCCGCGGGGAATAGCTCTGGAGCGTCCTCAGGGTTTCATAGTGGTACACCAATACCTGGAACAGCTATGCCACTCTCCCTATGGTCCTCAAGACCATTGGTCTCATATGCATTCActaagttagacattttgacctgaaatcaaagatttttggacaagaaaaagtgtgaaagataacttgcgttatgtagtaaactagcaagaacaatcactattatatttatccccacggtgggcgccaaactgtttaccttgaaaatggtaattataatTAGATTTGACTTTggggttctaaaaatatgtgatctatttttgtgctagttgttaggcaatagatgctaagtctGAAACTAGAAAATAAGTTAAGAACTCAAAAATGGTATGTTTAAGCAAATCGAGTGGCTGAGAAACGGGGCCTCGAGCTTggttatacggggcctcgaggtcaagaTCGATACTAAGTTATGGACAACCGGTAAAGGAGTAACAACTTTGAGAGTTTTGATGAAGGCTccttatgatcaataatgagcaagaaatgaagaacaattaatagaacataataaatgtaagcaataaatgtaaataatagaattaagggagaatgtgtttaagttagagagcaggtAATGTTCTTCTATTCAATAGTGTGTGTTGTATCTTGTATCTCTTACAAAATGAtaaaggtcccctttatatatgagggggaatcccaatatagtacaaaatgcatttattacaaagatatggggctgatacaaccatttaatgccacttTCTTCCAAAGTTGCCTGTGCAACCCCATAGCTAGTACCGGCAATTCAGAAGCGGGTGAGGACTCAGCCactcctttcccttttcccctcacaTCACCACATACACCCTCTCtcactttttccttttcaatttttttacctccactccttccCAACTCAGGTATTTCCACATCCCTAATAGGCCCAACCAAAAGAAACCTAATTTCTAATTTTTCAGCCAAAGcagaacttaccttagaaggggaTTTTTTAGCCttctcagagtcagaagacccaggtCCTTCCCCCTTACTTGCAGATTTGAATGAATCTTCTGAGTTCTCAGAATCTCGGGCTTGAATCTCCTTTAATTTCTCGTTCAATTTCTTTGAAAGTGCACTAGATGCCACCGTTTTGCGAGCAAACATTTTTACTCTCCTTCTCCTAGGTTGAGGAGTTGTTCTAGGTGGATAAGGGGTGGATGAATCAGAGGGAGTAGGTTGTGGAGGAGTTCCACGGTTATCTTGAGGGTTCGACATTGTAGTTGATGGCTTGAAAGAGTTTGTGAATTAGATTTTTGGAGAAGAAAACAATTTAGAGTGAAGAAGAATTTTTGACGATTTGGAATAATGAGGGTGGCAGAAGGTAATAATGGGTATTTAAAGGGAAAGTCATTTAATGTATAATGATAGCTTTAGtagtcaattagaggtctaatcaacctgaaattgtAGGTTGAACGAACGGTTAGGCTTCCCTATattttaggcaatttttgtgGTCAGAATTCTAATAAGGTCGGAacttatatttctaattgtgcagagtatagaaaatatACCTTGTCATTCAGATGAActaatactgatgaaccaggttcttcatttagaattctcttgatcatgcctcaatttaccaatATAGAGAAAAGTTTTattagagatcagtgagtcatatcaaAACATGTCACAAGAGTATACTATTTATGGTATGAGACTGAGTACAAATTAATCTAGATATGTATACAAGTTCCAGATTTCCTAGCAAAAACAATTTTCATTGTGCATTTTGAGCTAgtcccattaggtgatcttaatcatccctaattctaacatgttcctttcaaagctttctctactcagtgctttagtaacGATATCaacaatttgtttatcagtagcacagaattctataGTAATCAATCCTTTCTCACAGTTGTCCCTTAAAAatgatgtctaacatctatgtgcttagtcctcttatgacgAACTGAGTTCTTTGTCATatttatagcactagtgttatcacaaaagataggaatgcaaccaattTCAATGCCAAAATGCATTAGCTGTTGCTTGATCCACAATAGTTgggcacaacaagaggcagcaacaacatactcagcctcaacagtggataaggccactgaattctaCTTTGTAGTGGCCCATGTTACCAGACATGAGCCAAGAAATTGAGCCGtacctgaggtgcttttcctatccacaagaaaacctgcattgtcagcatcaacatatcctactagattaaaGTTACTACTTTTAGGGTACCAAAGACAAAGATCAGTAGtacctttcaaatatctcagtatcttcttgacagcagtcaagtgggATTCCTCGGGATTGTCCTGAAAATGAGCACAACACCCTACATTAAAAACTATGTTATGTCTGcttgcagtaagatacaaaagtgcaccaatcattcccctatataacttttgatcaacagatgaaccagttttatctatgtctaatttagtagctATTGCAATaggtgtgtctatttcttttgattcatacattttaaacttcttaatcaactCTATTGCATATTTCTGTTGAtagatcatggttccatttgggttttgtttgatctgtaagcctaagaaaaagttaagctcacccatcatactcatttcaaattcactgcccattaattttgcaaattccttacttagtttttcagtggttgccccaaagattatgtcatcaacatatatttgtactactAAAAGATCCTTACCTTTTCCCTCAAGAATAAAGTGTTGTCGATTATACCTTTTTTTAtccatgttcaagcaggaatttggatagacgttcataccatgctctaggagcctgcttgagtccatatagGGCCTTGTCCAAGTTGTATACATGATTTGGACACTCCTTACTCTCAAACCTTGGAGGTTTTTTGACAATGACTTCTTCTTATAAGTAGCCATTGAGGAAGGCACTCTTCATATCCATTTGGTGAAGGGTAAATTCCATGTGTGTTGCAAAGGCtttgaggagtcttattgcttcTAGTCTTGCtactggagcaaaggtctcatcataatctataccctcctcttggctataGCCTTGGACCACCagccttgccttgttccttgtaactgttccatatTCATCatgtttgtttctgaagacccatttagtaCCAATCACTGACCTGTCCTTGGGTCTTGTGACCAGATGCCACACTTCACTTctttcaaactgattgagttcatcttgcattgcattcatccaATTTGCATCCTGCAAAGTTTcagcaacatttttaggttcaataagagataagaatgcatcaaaagcacacagattctttaattgagatctagttttaactccagAAGTTGGATCAGTAAggatgttctcaatgggatgaaaactttgatacttgtaaggcttcacaaccaactgatttctttttggagtttctcccatgttttgttgctgaggaacatAATCATGGACAGGTTCCATTTGGAAGTTAGATTTATttcttctttgttcagttcctCTTGTCaagttgccctggatggaagaacttgttccttcttttggtgcatcTTCAGCTGGGGCTGTGACTTCACTCGATTCTGTTACCAacccaatggcttcatcttcatatTCTTGTCTCTTAAAAAGAATGTTAGTTCCATCCCGAGGGTATTCAAAGATGCCTttgtattgtcacacctccttttttacaccccgagggtatataagggagtttttccactttaagtgacattgttcgaaatgggattatttatttattttttagagtcgccacttggaatattttaattggtgtcccaagtcaccggtttattttaaaatctcaaatcgaggaaattcgacttttcttttgaaatttgtaaaccagaaattctaagaaagaaattttgttaacccggaagaaggtgttaggaattcccgggttccgtggtcctagcacggtcgcttaaactattaaaattggcctattgtccgatttattacatgttttagcctatggtgcatttttaactaattaaccgcttttaattattttaaaatgcttttttaggaaagattcaacattatttaaaacatccctggaaccacgccacatgaaattcACCTGCGGTCCACGACGCAttctatttaacgttgttgagaattaaaattgggtcacatgaaatgcgcacccaaatttaataaataaagaaaattattttaaatagcgcgcctagcAACTACGAAATTTCAAATTAGTAACAAGGTTTGCGAGGGTCATGGAAAATTCAATTAATAGCACACCCAGCTTTTAAGaaatataattaattaaatgagggtcatgGGCTTTGGGGTCTTATGCGGCATGGAAAACCCCAAATTATTCTATAAGTATTCTTGATTTAATCTTCGAGGGCCAAAAGTTATAGGTTTGGCTAATACGGCGCACCTCAAACTAATTAAAGGAGTCtaattaattgattaaaagactaagggaattctaatttatttttaagcTAATGTTCAAACTAAACCTAATAAATAAAGGATTAATGTTGAAAGAAATCGGCATTTGGTTGTTTGAAGGGCCCAAGCTGGCAGCATGCCCAATTGTCTTTTAAAAGCTCACATGTCAAAACACAAAAAGGGGAACCGGGCTCGCATGAAGCCCAGTACACACAAATGAATGTCAAAGGGGCATTTGACACAACTGGACCAAACGCCAAAGGCCCATTTACGTGATTCAACACAATCAATTAAGCAAAATTACAATTCTTCATGGAAAACAAAATTTGAGATTAAAATAACTACTGACAAACTCTTGCAAATTTTAGACAGTTGCAAAGCATATTTTTGATGCCAAGTTATATTATATAATAAAGATGCAATCTTAACATTATAATGGCTCATACAAAATTATCTCATCATTTAAAATCTAATGGAATTCAAATTTCAGCCAAAGACTAACATGATTTCCGAAAGAATACATCTACTAGCATGGATTTAAACCTGTCCAACTCCGGATCTTAAAAAGAAACGAATGCTTACTGATTTTATCAAAGCGAAATGAAACACACAAAAAAAACTAATCTAAGATCCAAAGCTGATGCTTTTCGGCGGAATATCTAACAGTAAAGGCTTCAGACATTTACCTTTGACATTTACAAAACAAATAATAAACCTTGAATTCATTTGAAAACCAAAATTAGAACAAACAAATTCATAGTGAGATTGACCTAGAAGTTAACATCACCGTATAACTTAAATGTTCTCCATCAAAGTTATGTCCATATCACATCAGTCCAAGGTCGGATATACAATGATTAGAGTCCAAATGACAAAACCCAAATTCCAACTATTGTATACTTGACAAGAATACTAGACTCACATGCTAAGTAGAGACTTAATACAACTCTTAGAAG contains:
- the LOC138885624 gene encoding uncharacterized mitochondrial protein AtMg00810-like; translation: MGELNFFLGLQIKQNPNGTMIYQQKYAIELIKKFKMYESKEIDTPIAIATKLDIDKTGSSVDQKLYRGMIGALLYLTASRHNIVFNVGCCAHFQDNPEESHLTAVKKILRYLKGTTDLCLWYPKSSNFNLVGYVDADNAGFLVDRKSTSGTAQFLGSCLVTWATTK